A stretch of the Deinococcus sp. YIM 77859 genome encodes the following:
- a CDS encoding 4a-hydroxytetrahydrobiopterin dehydratase: MSPEVYDPRMGYDPRRKLTDGDVQSLKPEGWWGDDGKLFREFPFATYQAGVDFAVRVAALAEAQNHHPDLHIFYRRVRVNYFTHDAGGVTLRDIEGARAVNALWREVTGA, from the coding sequence ATGAGTCCCGAAGTGTACGACCCTCGCATGGGCTACGATCCCCGCCGCAAGCTCACCGACGGCGACGTTCAGAGCCTCAAACCGGAGGGCTGGTGGGGAGATGACGGCAAGCTGTTTCGCGAGTTTCCCTTCGCCACGTACCAGGCCGGAGTGGATTTCGCCGTGCGGGTGGCAGCGCTCGCAGAGGCGCAAAACCACCATCCCGACCTTCACATCTTTTACCGCAGGGTGCGGGTCAACTATTTCACCCACGACGCGGGCGGAGTCACCCTGCGCGACATCGAGGGCGCGCGGGCCGTCAATGCCCTGTGGCGCGAGGTGACGGGCGCTTGA
- a CDS encoding thioesterase family protein yields MRTVHPVDLLWDRVSPRRRYELTVTVEPSHLDDLHHVNNTVYLVWCEQVARAHALSLGMGTDALSQLGAVPVARQHVITYHRPALLGDRVRLRTVLAEHAGVRSVRAYSLDRAGEPGQAAERLAECQTEWVWVDPTTGRPKRTPQAVLEAFGF; encoded by the coding sequence TTGAGGACGGTTCACCCCGTAGACCTCCTGTGGGACCGCGTGTCCCCACGGCGCCGGTACGAACTCACCGTGACGGTGGAGCCCTCTCACCTCGACGACCTGCACCACGTCAACAACACCGTGTACCTGGTCTGGTGCGAGCAGGTGGCCCGTGCCCACGCCCTCAGCCTGGGCATGGGCACGGACGCCCTGAGCCAACTCGGCGCCGTCCCGGTTGCCCGGCAACACGTCATCACGTACCACCGGCCCGCGCTGCTTGGCGACCGCGTCCGCCTGCGCACCGTGCTGGCCGAGCACGCGGGTGTGCGCAGTGTTCGCGCCTACAGCCTCGACCGCGCAGGCGAGCCCGGCCAAGCGGCGGAGCGCCTCGCGGAGTGTCAGACCGAGTGGGTCTGGGTGGACCCGACGACCGGGCGGCCCAAGCGTACGCCGCAAGCGGTGCTGGAGGCCTTTGGCTTTTAG